A single Asticcacaulis excentricus DNA region contains:
- a CDS encoding BNR repeat-containing protein — MRALSTLLLSALLATTAIAQTPPSAPPEAIDRVWSGHSARFAMAVSKTHLYVAYYDANRQLTVAQRPLNNPAHWVYHKVDTWLGWDSHNYIAMALDPAGALHVAGNMHVDPLTYFRSDPSGDVRTLKRVPVMVEATREAHMTYPIFLNDGDGRLVYKYRDGSSGRGNEVYNVYDAAAGRWSALTSAPLVDGEGQRNAYFVGPVSGPDGWFHITWVWRDSPMAETNHDLSYARSRDLIHWEKADGSPLPLPIRLKDAEIVDPVPVKGGMINNNTVIGFDADKRVTITYHKYDAAGNTQIWLARREGKTWNRQQISAWTNYRWDFKGGGSLNSELFVEGARPGAKGQLIVPVTRLGQALAFVVDAATLKLIEERKVESLNARAAARIGVTDVTRVQTAQTTGPDGRVYTLVWQALPPNRDLPQARIPEPSDLILLTDTQP, encoded by the coding sequence ATGCGTGCCTTATCCACCCTTCTCCTGAGTGCTTTGCTCGCGACGACGGCGATCGCCCAGACGCCGCCTTCGGCCCCGCCCGAAGCGATTGATCGCGTCTGGTCAGGCCATAGCGCACGCTTTGCCATGGCGGTGTCGAAGACGCATCTGTACGTCGCCTATTACGACGCCAACCGGCAACTGACCGTGGCACAGCGCCCGCTGAACAACCCGGCGCACTGGGTCTATCATAAGGTGGATACCTGGCTTGGCTGGGACAGTCATAACTATATCGCCATGGCGCTCGACCCCGCAGGGGCGCTGCACGTGGCGGGCAATATGCACGTCGATCCCCTGACCTATTTCCGCAGCGACCCCTCTGGCGATGTGCGCACCCTGAAACGTGTGCCGGTCATGGTCGAGGCGACGCGCGAAGCCCACATGACCTATCCCATCTTCTTGAACGATGGCGACGGGCGGCTGGTTTATAAATACCGTGATGGCTCCAGTGGTCGCGGCAACGAAGTCTATAATGTCTATGATGCGGCCGCCGGGCGCTGGTCGGCCCTGACCTCGGCCCCGCTGGTCGATGGCGAAGGGCAGCGCAACGCCTATTTCGTTGGCCCGGTGTCAGGGCCCGACGGCTGGTTTCACATCACCTGGGTGTGGCGCGACTCGCCGATGGCCGAGACCAATCACGACCTGTCCTATGCGCGCAGCCGTGACCTGATCCACTGGGAAAAGGCCGATGGGTCGCCGCTGCCGCTGCCGATCCGGCTGAAGGACGCGGAAATCGTCGATCCGGTGCCGGTCAAAGGCGGCATGATCAACAACAACACCGTAATCGGCTTTGATGCCGACAAGCGCGTGACCATCACTTACCACAAATACGACGCCGCCGGGAACACGCAGATCTGGCTGGCGCGCCGCGAGGGTAAGACGTGGAACCGCCAACAGATCAGCGCCTGGACCAACTACCGTTGGGACTTCAAAGGCGGTGGCTCGCTGAACAGCGAACTGTTTGTCGAAGGCGCGCGCCCCGGCGCCAAGGGTCAGCTAATCGTGCCGGTGACGCGGCTGGGGCAGGCGCTGGCGTTTGTGGTCGATGCGGCCACCCTTAAGCTGATCGAGGAGCGCAAGGTCGAAAGCCTCAATGCCCGCGCGGCGGCGCGGATCGGGGTCACGGATGTCACCCGCGTGCAGACGGCCCAGACGACCGGCCCGGATGGGCGCGTCTATACGCTGGTCTGGCAGGCCTTGCCGCCCAATCGCGACCTGCCGCAAGCGCGTATCCCGGAGCCGTCCGACCTGATCCTGCTGACCGACACGCAGCCTTAG